Proteins from a genomic interval of Poecilia reticulata strain Guanapo unplaced genomic scaffold, Guppy_female_1.0+MT scaffold_159, whole genome shotgun sequence:
- the LOC103460053 gene encoding P2Y purinoceptor 14-like isoform X2: MEILNSSNTTNQSDFHSIFTKQVLPPFYIAIFVLGLCLNVVAAWIFFRVPADSGLVVYLKNMVVADLLMLLSFPFRVVDYFGYESLDLDVIKCRYTAVLFYFSMYVGILFIGFISLERYVKVVCLSPSSSTIPSSRSRFSVVSVLQHIQRPTSAWVLAVLTWSLLFLCCAPNTILTSKFEEKQPGKCMDWKTPLGKQWHKVSSHISVSLFWVTLVIVTFCYTSIARQVCKTYRRMRRDTTDICRKSNRSIFSILVVFFICFVPYHVCRVPFTLSQFSQSGFSPEVSFWLFQIKEGALFLSAMNVCLDPVIYFLMCGTFRKSLLRKLSVKARRKSLSTAQSLTNI; this comes from the coding sequence ATGGAAATCCTCAATTCGTCCAACACCACCAACCAGTCCGACTTTCACAGCATCTTCACCAAGCAGGTCCTTCCCCCCTTCTACATCGCCATCTTCGTTCTGGGCCTGTGTCTAAATGTCGTGGCCGCCTGGATCTTCTTCAGAGTCCCAGCAGACTCTGGGCTGGTGGTCTACCTGAagaacatggtggtggctgaCCTGCTCATGCTGCTCTCCTTCCCCTTCAGGGTGGTTGATTACTTTGGTTATGAGAGTTTGGACCTCGATGTGATCAAGTGTCGCTACACAGCCGTACTCTTCTACTTCTCCATGTATGTTGGAATCCTCTTCATCGGCTTCATCAGCCTTGAGCGCTACGTCAAGGTTGTTTGCctctccccttcctcctccaccaTCCCTTCCTCCAGGTCCAGATTCAGTGTCGTATCTGTGCTACAGCATATACAGAGGCCCACCTCTGCCTGGGTTCTGGCGGTCCTCACATGGAGCCTCCTTTTCCTGTGCTGTGCCCCCAACACAATACTGACGagcaaatttgaagaaaaacagcCTGGAAAATGTATGGATTGGAAGACACCGCTGGGCAAGCAGTGGCACAAAGTCTCAAGCCATATCAGCGTGTCCTTGTTCTGGGTGACACTCGTTATCGTGACTTTCTGCTACACATCAATCGCTCGCCAGGTGTGCAAGACGTACCGCCGCATGCGCCGTGATACCACCGACATCTGCCGCAAGTCCAACCGCAGCATCTTCAGCATCCTGGTGGTGTTCTTCATCTGCTTTGTGCCATACCACGTCTGCCGCGTGCCATTCACTCTGAGTCAGTTCAGCCAATCAGGCTTCAGCCCAGAAGtcagtttttggcttttccagATTAAGGAGGGAGCGCTCTTCTTGTCAGCGATGAATGTCTGTCTCGACCCTGTGATCTACTTCCTGATGTGTGGGACTTTCAGAAAGTCCCTGCTAAGGAAACTGTCAGTGAAAGCAAGGAGGAAGTCGCTTAGCACCGCTCAGAGTCTTACCAACATCTAG
- the LOC103460053 gene encoding P2Y purinoceptor 14-like isoform X1 — MDGCRTAGSAGGMEILNSSNTTNQSDFHSIFTKQVLPPFYIAIFVLGLCLNVVAAWIFFRVPADSGLVVYLKNMVVADLLMLLSFPFRVVDYFGYESLDLDVIKCRYTAVLFYFSMYVGILFIGFISLERYVKVVCLSPSSSTIPSSRSRFSVVSVLQHIQRPTSAWVLAVLTWSLLFLCCAPNTILTSKFEEKQPGKCMDWKTPLGKQWHKVSSHISVSLFWVTLVIVTFCYTSIARQVCKTYRRMRRDTTDICRKSNRSIFSILVVFFICFVPYHVCRVPFTLSQFSQSGFSPEVSFWLFQIKEGALFLSAMNVCLDPVIYFLMCGTFRKSLLRKLSVKARRKSLSTAQSLTNI, encoded by the coding sequence GAATGGAAATCCTCAATTCGTCCAACACCACCAACCAGTCCGACTTTCACAGCATCTTCACCAAGCAGGTCCTTCCCCCCTTCTACATCGCCATCTTCGTTCTGGGCCTGTGTCTAAATGTCGTGGCCGCCTGGATCTTCTTCAGAGTCCCAGCAGACTCTGGGCTGGTGGTCTACCTGAagaacatggtggtggctgaCCTGCTCATGCTGCTCTCCTTCCCCTTCAGGGTGGTTGATTACTTTGGTTATGAGAGTTTGGACCTCGATGTGATCAAGTGTCGCTACACAGCCGTACTCTTCTACTTCTCCATGTATGTTGGAATCCTCTTCATCGGCTTCATCAGCCTTGAGCGCTACGTCAAGGTTGTTTGCctctccccttcctcctccaccaTCCCTTCCTCCAGGTCCAGATTCAGTGTCGTATCTGTGCTACAGCATATACAGAGGCCCACCTCTGCCTGGGTTCTGGCGGTCCTCACATGGAGCCTCCTTTTCCTGTGCTGTGCCCCCAACACAATACTGACGagcaaatttgaagaaaaacagcCTGGAAAATGTATGGATTGGAAGACACCGCTGGGCAAGCAGTGGCACAAAGTCTCAAGCCATATCAGCGTGTCCTTGTTCTGGGTGACACTCGTTATCGTGACTTTCTGCTACACATCAATCGCTCGCCAGGTGTGCAAGACGTACCGCCGCATGCGCCGTGATACCACCGACATCTGCCGCAAGTCCAACCGCAGCATCTTCAGCATCCTGGTGGTGTTCTTCATCTGCTTTGTGCCATACCACGTCTGCCGCGTGCCATTCACTCTGAGTCAGTTCAGCCAATCAGGCTTCAGCCCAGAAGtcagtttttggcttttccagATTAAGGAGGGAGCGCTCTTCTTGTCAGCGATGAATGTCTGTCTCGACCCTGTGATCTACTTCCTGATGTGTGGGACTTTCAGAAAGTCCCTGCTAAGGAAACTGTCAGTGAAAGCAAGGAGGAAGTCGCTTAGCACCGCTCAGAGTCTTACCAACATCTAG